GCAAGCTCAGCAGTCTCAATCATTAAATCAGTGCTTACTGAGAAGGGAGAGCATGGAGCAAGCGCAATTTGAGTCATTGATCCCTCGTTTGCATCATGGTAAGATTTGATGAGTCGCTCACTGTCAGATAGTATCTGTTCTTTAGTCTGAACGACAGATTGCGGCGGTAGACCGCCATCTTTTTCTCCAAGACTCATCGAGCCTCTAGTCAGAACGACGCGCATTCCTAGCTTTTGAGCTTCTTCTACTTGAATATCTATAGCATTTTCAAGCTGATCTGGAAAAAGGTAATGATGATCACTTGCAGTAGTGCATCCAGACAAAAGCAATTCAGACAGTGCTAACTCAGTTGAAACAGATAGCATTTCAGGCTGAATGTTTGCCCAAACCTTATATAGGCTCTTGAGCCATGGAAAAAGCTCCTTATTCAAAGCCTCAGGATAAGCTCTTGTTAGAGTTTGGTAGAAGTGATGATGAGTATTGATCAATCCAGGCAATAAGACGCTTGTACTTGCATCATAAGTTTCATCAATAGTCGCCTTGGGGGTCTGACCCATTTGTACTAATTCGATAATTTTTTGGCCTTGAACAACAACTCCACCTTCACAGTTCTCAGCAAAGACGTCTAAAGGATTTTTAATCCAAATAATAGGTTGATCACTCTTGACCATATAATTTATTGAAAACTAAATAAAGCGATAATACACAATCAAGAACTAAAGAGAAGCACCTTTTTCATTGAACCAGTGGGTGTCGCTTTGGCTGAATCCGACTTTGACAGACTCACCACCCTTAATCGTGGTTTGACTGTTTAATTTTATTGAGATTTCTTGCTTGTCAATCGTTTCACCATAAAGGTAACTATCAGACCCTAACTGTTCAACAGTCTTAACCTGAAGAGAAAGAGTATTTTCATCTTGAATTCTCAGATGCTCAGGCCTAATACCAAAAGTAGTAGCACCCTTTGGTGAAAGCTTTTTAATCTCTTCAGGCAGAGATGAGCAATCTAGAAAATTCATTTTTGGCGAGCCAATAAAGCCTGCTACAAATAGATTGGCTGGTTTATTATATAAATCTAAAGGGGAGCCAGTCTGTTCAATAATGCCATCATGCATGACCACAATTTTATCCGCCATTGTCATCGCTTCAACTTGGTCATGAGTCACATAAATCATTGTATTGCCGAGTCTTGCATGAAGCGCTTTGAGTTCAACGCGTGTGGCAACACGAAGCTCAGCATCAAGGTTAGATAATGGCTCATCGAAAAGATAAATCGATGGTTCTCTGACAATAGCTCTTCCAATTGCAACACGTTGTCTTTGACCTCCAGAAAGTTGCCCTGGTCTTCTTTTAAGGTAATCTTCCATTCTTAGCTGGTTGGCCGCTTTGTTGATCCTTTGCTCAATGTCATCTTTATCTAGCTTAAGATTTTCAAGTCCAAATGCAAGGTTTTGACGAACCGTCATATGAGGGTAAAGTGCGTATGACTGAAAAACCATAGCAAGCCCTCTTTTTGCTGCAGAGACATCGTTGACCCTTTCATCATTAATGAGGATTGACCCCTCAGTAATTGCCTCTAGACCAGCAATCATTCTTAAGAGTGTTGACTTACCGCAACCAGAGGGTCCCACAAGGACACAAAACTCACCATCTAAAACCTCCAGATCAAGCCCATGAATAACCTCTGTCTTTCCGTAAGATTTTTTAATGTCACGTAATTTAAGATTTGCCATAATTTATTTCATGCCTGTTGAGGCAATTCCTGTTGTAATATATTTTTGAAGAAAAACAAAGACCAGTGTTGTTGGTACCAAGCTTACCACCGTCATTGCAAGAGCATAATGCTCCCTCGCAAGATACTCTCCATTAAAGTCAAGCAAACAAAGCTGAATAGTGTAAGCGGCTTTTGTTGTTGAAACAGCTATCATAGGGAGGATGAGATCATTCCAACGCCATATAATAGAAAGAATTCCAAGCACAGCTATTGCAGGCAGTGCCAATGGAAATATAATTCGCCAATAAATTGTCCACTCACTAGCTGCATCCATTCTTGCAGCCTCCAAGAGTTCATCTGGAATCGTAAGCATATATTGCCTGAGCATAAAGACCCCAGTAGGTGTCGCTGCTCCCGGAATGATTACCCCCCAAAGAGAGCCAGAGAGACCTGTCATTGTTACCATTTTAAAAATACCCACAATGAGTACCGATGCAGGAACCATTAAAGTTGCCAAAATGATAACAAAAAAGATGACCTGTCCATTAAATCGATACTTAGATAAGGCGAAAGCTGCCATAGAGTTAATCAGCAGTGTTATCAAGGTTGCTACTATTGTAACGAAGACCGAATTATTGAGACACCTAACCGCATCAAAGCTTTTTAGGGCTTTTTTAGTTAAAGGATCCGTATAGTTGATCCAAGAAGGCTTTAAATTTTTGTTAATAATAATTTCATTTTGAGGAAGCTTGGTTATGCCTCCTTTGGGATTGGAGACAAGCCTTGCATTGACAGTGTCTTTGGTTGGGTTAATTCGGCTCACAGAGTACTCAACTAATTCTCCCGTTTGAGGATCCATCATGGACACCAAAATTTGCGCTGTAAATCCATTCGGTTTATAGGGCTTGAGTCCTAAATATTCAGATAACAACCTCGCATCCTCGTCAACAAGGCTGTCCACTATTGCTTGAGGATCATATTCCTTCTTAGCACTCGGAAACATGCTTGGGTACTTGATGAGCCAGTCAGGTAGGTTTTGGCTAAGAATTAAATCCTTAGCCATTACGGATACCAGTCCAAAGTGCGATCTTAAAGCGTAGTATTCATTTCCACTAAAATTTTTGATATAGTTGACAACGTCCTTTTCAGCTCTTTCGTCATCACTCAAATTTTTCCAAAACATGACCCATGGCTCGAGGTCTTTCATAATAAGAATATCTTTACCATCTGGCCCATAGGTTGTGGCTCTTGCAATACGCTCATAGTCCATTGGTAGAAAATTAGTATCATACTTTTGAAGTAAGAATTGTGACTTAACTGAGTTCATTACTAGCCACAAAACTGGCAAAAAGATGATCAAAAAGCCAAGAAATAAAAAACCATAAGAGATCCAGTCGGTCAGACTAGCTTTCTTTTTGCCCTGTCTACGAGTAAAAAATTTAATGACATCTGTCATAGCTTGACTTGTCTCCTAGTTAAGTAGAATTGAAGCAAAGAAAGAACGATTAATATCAGCGCAACAATTAGAGAAGCCATTGCCGCAATGCCTAGGCCAAAGAATGTTTTTTGGCCACGTATTCCGGCATTTTCAACAATATAAGAAACAAGTGAGATCCACCCAACTTGAAGCGCATAAAGCTCCTCAAATGCCTGAACCGCTTTAATGAGTGACAGTACTGTTACAACTAGTAAGATTGGCATTAATAAGGGCAGTGTAATGCGCCAAAAAACTCGCCTCTCTGAAGTCCCGTCCATTTGAGCAGCCTCATAAAGGTCTCTAGGAATTGACTGAAGTCCAGCCAACAAGATGAGCATATAAAAACCCATATGAGCCCATGTATAGACAAAGATTGACCAGAACATTGTCCAGTTTGGATCCATTAGCCACTGGATCGGCTCACTAATCCAGTTCCAGTCTATTAGTGTTTGAGACAACATGCCTTGCCTCTTCAGTATAAGAGTCCATAAAAATGCAACAACCACAGGGCTCAGCATGACTGGATAAAAAAATACAGCCCTCCAAAAACCCCTTCCAATAACCTCCCTATTGAGAACAATTGCAGTAAAAAGAGCTATGAGTATCATAATAGGCACTTGAAGTATCACAAACACAAATGTGTCATACAGCGCTGATTTGAATTTGGCATTCTCAACGTTAATACCGCCAGTATCAATTTGAATTTCCTGAGTAATTCTTGCCAGGTTATCAAGCCCTGAAAACGCTCTATTCTCAAAGTTGATACTTGTTCCATCGGTCACAGAAAAGCCAAAGTTCATGAACAATGGAAGAAACGTAAAGAGTCCAAATATGAGGATATTTGGAAATAAAAATAAGTAAGGAAGAGATTTAGTTCCAAACAGTTTTTGAGTAAACTCGATGGGCCAGCCAATACTTGACATAAGCTTTGGAATAAAGCCATAGACATCCTTTGCTAATATAAAACCCACCAAAAGATAGAGAGCAAAAAATAGAAACCAACTATTAAGATTTAAAACAGCGTCAAACATTATAAGGATTGAATTTTAAATAAAATTAAGGCCGCCTCAAGAGACGGCCTTAAAGTTTAGAACTTCAGTATAACTGAATAATAACTATTCAGCTATCTTTGCTGCTACGTCAGCATCAATCGCTGCCAAAGCGTCATCAAGGCTCATTTCACCAGTGATCGCTTTAGTTATGTAGTCAGGAACAATACCGTAAATGGCAAAGTTCTTATTGTAACCTTGGAACCAATAGGCTTGCGGAGTAGATTCTGCCGCTTTACCTGCATTTGCTGCAAAAGTAGACAGTCCAGCTGAAACTCTCTGGCTTACGCCTGAGTAATCAATTCCAGCTTTTTGAAGACCTTGGTGTGCAGTAATGTTTGAAGTATTAGATGCAAAGTAACCCGCTCTTCCAGCTTGTGACAAGAAGTCAATGAACGAAGCTGAAACTTCAGGCTCCTTAGTTGATTTAAATGCAACAACTCCAGAACCTCCTGGCATTGCTCCACAACCACCTGATCCACATGGAATAGGAACAACTTTCCACTCAAAGTCAGTGATGTTTGCATCATAGTTACCAAGCATCCAAGATCCTGACATGTGCATAGCTACCGTACCATCTAGGAAAAGAGGTGCTGCATTTTTATAAGCAGTACCGCCACCAGCAGGCCAGCCTTCAGCAGGCATTAAGCCTTCCTCATGCCATCCAACAAACGTTTCAGCAAAAGCTTTGAATCCATCATCAACTAAAATAGGAACGCCATTCTCATGGAATTTAGCGCCATAAGAAAAAGCTGGTCCAGCCCATCTGTGTGCTGTTCTATCCATTGCAAGTCCAGCTGTTAGGCCTAGTTCAGACTTGACAACTCTTAGAGCGTCAGCCCAGTCATCCCAGGTAGCGCCTTCTTCAGGCATATCAACACCAGCATCTTCAAACATCGTTACGTTTACATAAGGACCCGTAACTGTGAGCTGTGCTTGCCAGCCATAAATTCCGTTATCGCCAGATGGTTTTCTATACCATGGCAACGTTGCACCATAGTTTGTTTCCCATTTTCCAGCATCAACATAAGGCGTAAGATCAAGGTAATACTGATTCAATCCACCTAAATTAGTAACACGAGCAACGTCTGGAGCAGAGCCAGCTTCAAGTTGATTCTCAAGCTGATCTCTAACTACATCATAGCCCACTTTTTCAAAGTTAACTGTATTTCCAGTTGAGTTTTCCCAAACAGAAGACATCTCTTCCAAAACGTCACACTCATTAGCGTCCTGATAGCAAAGAAACTTAATTTCTGCTGCGTTAACACTAAACGAGGAGACGGCAAGAAACGATACCAACAAAATACTTTTTTTCATATCTCTCTCCAATTATTTATATAGACAAAAATTACAATATTTGTAATTTGTTTGTTTGATTAATCTCATATATAAAAAAGGAAAAGTTAAAAATATATAAAATTATTCAAATTGGAGTATACATGAATTCATATATAGCAGTAAAATAATCCTATCGTTTTTGGTACACTGTTCCAATATATGAAACTCTGTATTCTTTAACACTTTATTCTAATCTTATATATCAATAATGAATACTCAAAATTTAGGAAAACTGATCCATCTAAAGAAACTTTGCACTGAAAATAATCACTTTCAAATGCTTGCTGTAGATCAAAGACCACCAATCTTTAACATCATATCTCAAGCAACAGGAAAAAAGCATACATACTCACAAGTAGTTGAATGTAAAAAGCTCATAACCTCTCATATGTCAGAGTTTGCTACAGCCATTCTAATGGATCCTCACTATTCTTTGTCTAATCTTCTTTCGTTCAATAAGTCAAAAGGCCTTGTGATTACTTTAGAGGAGCACAGTTTTACAGAAACTAAGAAAGGAAGATACTCTAAAAATATCCCTAATTGGAGTGTTGAAAAAATTAAAAGAGCTGGAGGAGATGCAGTAAAAGTACTT
This sequence is a window from Candidatus Pseudothioglobus singularis PS1. Protein-coding genes within it:
- a CDS encoding ABC transporter ATP-binding protein, whose product is MANLKLRDIKKSYGKTEVIHGLDLEVLDGEFCVLVGPSGCGKSTLLRMIAGLEAITEGSILINDERVNDVSAAKRGLAMVFQSYALYPHMTVRQNLAFGLENLKLDKDDIEQRINKAANQLRMEDYLKRRPGQLSGGQRQRVAIGRAIVREPSIYLFDEPLSNLDAELRVATRVELKALHARLGNTMIYVTHDQVEAMTMADKIVVMHDGIIEQTGSPLDLYNKPANLFVAGFIGSPKMNFLDCSSLPEEIKKLSPKGATTFGIRPEHLRIQDENTLSLQVKTVEQLGSDSYLYGETIDKQEISIKLNSQTTIKGGESVKVGFSQSDTHWFNEKGASL
- a CDS encoding carbohydrate ABC transporter permease; protein product: MFDAVLNLNSWFLFFALYLLVGFILAKDVYGFIPKLMSSIGWPIEFTQKLFGTKSLPYLFLFPNILIFGLFTFLPLFMNFGFSVTDGTSINFENRAFSGLDNLARITQEIQIDTGGINVENAKFKSALYDTFVFVILQVPIMILIALFTAIVLNREVIGRGFWRAVFFYPVMLSPVVVAFLWTLILKRQGMLSQTLIDWNWISEPIQWLMDPNWTMFWSIFVYTWAHMGFYMLILLAGLQSIPRDLYEAAQMDGTSERRVFWRITLPLLMPILLVVTVLSLIKAVQAFEELYALQVGWISLVSYIVENAGIRGQKTFFGLGIAAMASLIVALILIVLSLLQFYLTRRQVKL
- a CDS encoding ABC transporter substrate-binding protein, yielding MKKSILLVSFLAVSSFSVNAAEIKFLCYQDANECDVLEEMSSVWENSTGNTVNFEKVGYDVVRDQLENQLEAGSAPDVARVTNLGGLNQYYLDLTPYVDAGKWETNYGATLPWYRKPSGDNGIYGWQAQLTVTGPYVNVTMFEDAGVDMPEEGATWDDWADALRVVKSELGLTAGLAMDRTAHRWAGPAFSYGAKFHENGVPILVDDGFKAFAETFVGWHEEGLMPAEGWPAGGGTAYKNAAPLFLDGTVAMHMSGSWMLGNYDANITDFEWKVVPIPCGSGGCGAMPGGSGVVAFKSTKEPEVSASFIDFLSQAGRAGYFASNTSNITAHQGLQKAGIDYSGVSQRVSAGLSTFAANAGKAAESTPQAYWFQGYNKNFAIYGIVPDYITKAITGEMSLDDALAAIDADVAAKIAE